The proteins below come from a single Clupea harengus chromosome 21, Ch_v2.0.2, whole genome shotgun sequence genomic window:
- the LOC105911922 gene encoding adrenodoxin, which yields MSFVSASKRLLTLTVSQSSAFCRCVTAKISSRSPLACVQTQALRRGICSSQVTQPLRSENKVTVNFVNRDGEKITVKANPGDTLLDVVIDQDLDFDGFGACEGTLACSTCHLVFDEEVFKQLGPITDEEMDMLDLAYGLTDTSRLGCQICLTKALDGMTARVPESVADIRQSDGSA from the exons ATGTCTTTTGTGTCGGCTTCTAAGCGATTATTAACGTTAACTGTATCACAAAGTTCGGCATTCTGCAGATGTGTCACAGCTAAAATTTCTTCAAGAAGTCCTCTCGCTTGTGTACAAACTCAGGCTCTCCGTCGAGGAATATGTTCCAGTCAAGTCACCCAACCTTTGAG GTCCGAAAATAAGGTAACAGTAAACTTCGTCAATCGAGATGGAGAGAAGATTACAGTAAAGGCAAACCCTGGAGATACCTTACTGGATGTAGTCATTGACCAAGACCTGGACTTTGATGGATTTG GAGCCTGTGAGGGGACTCTGGCCTGCTCCACCTGCCATCTCGTTTTTGACGAGGAGGTGTTCAAGCAGCTGGGGCCGATAACAGATGAGGAGATGGATATGCTGGACCTTGCTTATGGCCTGACTGACAC gtcCCGTCTGGGTTGCCAGATCTGCCTAACGAAGGCGCTAGATGGCATGACTGCACGGGTGCCGGAGAGTGTGGCTGATATCAGACAGTCTGATGGTTCTGCCTAG